Sequence from the Burkholderia stabilis genome:
GTCCGTGCAATCGCTGCGGCCGCGCTCCTGCCGTGGATGCCATCCGCCGGCGCGCAGCCGGCATCCGCCCCGCCCGCCGCTTCGTCCCCCGCGCCCCAATCGCCGTCGCCCTGCCCGCCCGACTGGGAACCGCAGATCTGCGAACTGAAGGCCGCCGTCGAGGTGCTGAAGCAGCAGCACCTGACCGACGTGGATATCGGCGCGCTGCTCGATGCAACGGTCCATGCCGGAATCAAGACGCTCCCGTACGCGCGCTTCTTCGATGCAAAGGAGGAGCAGGAACGGCGCGACGACGAGCAGCGCACGCGCAACGGCACGCCGGGCATCGGGATCGTCTTCGAGACGCGGCCCGACGGGCTGCACATCATCGACGTGATTCCAGACGCACCCGCCGAGAAGGCCGGCGTACGCCCCGACGATCTCGTCGTCGCGATGAACGACAGGAGCGTCGTCGGCATCGACAGCAGCGAAGTCGTGAAAATCGCCAAGGGCGACGCGGGTGTCCCGCTGAAGCTCACGGTGCAACGCGGCCCGCAGCATGCGGTGCTCCACTTCGCGCCCGTGCGCGCGATCGTGAAGACGCATCCGGCGATCGCGAAGCGGCTCGACGGCGACATCCTGTACGCGCGGCTGTCGAGCTTTCCGGAGCCGGCGGTCGGCGACTACATCGACGCGGTGCAGTCCGCGCGCCGCGCGGGCCCGCCGGTGAAAGGCGTGATTCTCGACCTGCGCATCAACGGCGGCGGCGCGCTCAATGCGGCGATCGGCATCACCGCGCTGTTCGCCGGGCGCGACCGTACGGCGATGGTGACGGTCGAGCGCGGCGACGCGAATCGCCATCGCTACACGACCAACTGGCCCGACTACGCACTGCCGGTCATGCACGAACAGGACCCGCTCGCGCCGCTGCAGGCCGACGACTGGTGGCGCACCGTGCCGCTCGTCGTGCTGGTCGACGGACAAAGCGCGTCGGCCGCCGAAGCAACCGCGGCGGCGCTGAAGGATCTCGGCCGCGCGAAACT
This genomic interval carries:
- a CDS encoding S41 family peptidase, translating into MMPPLRVVRRFAVRAIAAAALLPWMPSAGAQPASAPPAASSPAPQSPSPCPPDWEPQICELKAAVEVLKQQHLTDVDIGALLDATVHAGIKTLPYARFFDAKEEQERRDDEQRTRNGTPGIGIVFETRPDGLHIIDVIPDAPAEKAGVRPDDLVVAMNDRSVVGIDSSEVVKIAKGDAGVPLKLTVQRGPQHAVLHFAPVRAIVKTHPAIAKRLDGDILYARLSSFPEPAVGDYIDAVQSARRAGPPVKGVILDLRINGGGALNAAIGITALFAGRDRTAMVTVERGDANRHRYTTNWPDYALPVMHEQDPLAPLQADDWWRTVPLVVLVDGQSASAAEATAAALKDLGRAKLLGMPTYGKGLAQTGVDLIDGTRLNFTFARNLRPNGCPMDGYGVVPDWLVPPRRDSDVDGVLLWYREADLARAPYADRQAPDPFARVRKERQTLREQRVRAKVDTAKSAALPQRAFGTAGDWQLQQALNALAARPVRTVDAPAQLMPAQPVCERVGN